From the Clarias gariepinus isolate MV-2021 ecotype Netherlands chromosome 3, CGAR_prim_01v2, whole genome shotgun sequence genome, one window contains:
- the f2 gene encoding prothrombin — protein sequence MGAVPAPLLVILLLGQVLQFIICYDVFIDEKQAFQVIRAKRANSPFEELKRGNLERECVEEICDNEEAREVFEADDKTSAFWDTYLACSGNTVKRNVDTVRGIRTCIDHKGLCYVDTGEHYNGNMNVTMSGKSCQYWKSNFPHKITEVNATILDLPENFCRNPDKRPTGPWCYTSDPTVRTEKCAVPKCGETLPSIPGKNSTVLYHQTNCLQGNGESYTGTLSVTMHGHTCLDWNHAKVKAKSKNFNREVILLKNYCRNPDGDLEGPWCYVNEAGNITMDYCNLELCDAPLEGVIDEASVQQRTVVAKRDIFFNPRSFGQGELECGERPLFEKIQKDDKTEIELLKSYEKRIVHGENAEVGSAPWQVMLYKRSPQELLCGASLISDVWILTAAHCILYPPWGKNFTINDILVRLGKFERAKYEQGIEKIVAIDEIIIHPKYNWKENLNRDIALLHLKKPVSFTNVIHPICLPTKNVVNTLMSVGFKGRVTGWGNLKEAWTSSPQNLPAKLQQIHLPLVDQEICRRSTSIRITDNMFCAGYSADDSKRGDSCEGDSGGPFVMKNPEDKRWYQIGIVSWGEGCDRDGKYGFYTHLFRMRRWMKKIIEKSESADDD from the exons ATGGGAGCAGTACCAGCACCTCTCCTTGTTATACTTCTTCTTGGTCAAGTCTTGCAGTTTATAATCTGCTATGATG TTTTTATCGACGAGAAGCAGGCCTTTCAGGTTATCCGAGCGAAGAGGGCAAACTCACCTTTTGAGGAGTTAAAAAGAGGAAATCTGGAGAGAGAGTGCGTGGAGGAGATCTGTGACAATGAGGAGGCTCGAGAGGTGTTTGAGGCCGATGATAAAACC agTGCATTTTGGGACACATACTTAG CTTGTTCGGGCAACACAGTAAAGCGCAATGTGGATACTGTCAGAGGAATTCGAACTTGTATAGATCATAAAG GTCTCTGCTACGTTGATACTGGCGAACACTACAACGGTAACATGAATGTCACTATGTCTGGAAAGTCATGCCAATACTGGAAAAGTAACTTTCCTCACAAAATCAC TGAAGTCAATGCAACGATACTGGACCTGCCAGAGAACTTCTGCCGAAATCCAGATAAGAGACCCACTGGACCATGGTGCTACACCAGTGACCCCACTGTCAGGACTGAGAAATGCGCAGTGCCGAAATGTG GTGAGACATTACCCTCTATCCCAGGAAAAAACAGTACTGTGTTGTACCATCAAACTAACTGTTTGCAGGGCAATGGGGAGAGCTACACTGGAACGCTCTCTGTGACTATGCATGGTCACACCTGCCTGGATTGGAACCATGCCaaagttaaagctaaaagtaagaATTTCAACCGAGAGGTTATTCTGTTGAAAAATTACTGCAGGAACCCAGATGGAGACCTAGAGGGACCATGGTGCTACGTGAACGAGGCAGGAAACATCACCATGGACTACTGTAACTTGGAACTGTGTG ATGCTCCTTTGGAAGGGGTGATAGATGAAGCCAGTGTTCAACAAAGAACTGTTGTAGCCAAAagggacattttttttaacccacgCAGCTTTGGCCAGGGAGAGTTGG AATGTGGCGAGCGGCCCCTGTTTGAGAAAATTCAGAAAGATGACAAAACAGAAATCGAGCTCCTCAAATCCTATGAAAAAAGAATTGTACACGGGGAGAACGCAGAAGTCGGAAGTGCACCATG GCAAGTCATGCTGTATAAGCGATCTCCTCAGGAGCTGCTGTGCGGAGCCAGTTTGATCAGTGACGTGTGGATCCTTACTGCTGCACACTGCATTCTTTACCCACCGTGGGGCAAGAACTTCACCATTAATGACATTCTTGTGCGACTTGGAAAATTTGAGCGGGCCAA GTATGAGCAAGGCATAGAGAAGATTGTGGCTATTGATGAGATCATCATCCATCCTAAGTATAACTGGAAAGAGAATCTGAACAGAGATATTGCTCTGCTGCACTTGAAGAAACCTGTCTCCTTCACCAATGTGATCCACCCCATCTGCCTTCCCACGAAGAATGTCGTAAACAC TTTGATGTCAGTGGGCTTTAAGGGTCGTGTGACAGGCTGGGGGAACCTGAAAGAGGCATGGACATCTAGCCCTCAAAACCTTCCTGCAAAACTGCAGCAGATCCACTTGCCGCTCGTGGATCAAGAAATCTGCCGAAGATCCACATCCATTCGTATTACAGACAACATGTTCTGCGCGG GTTATAGCGCTGACGATAGTAAAAGAGGTGATTCGTGTGAAGGAGACAGTGGTGGACCTTTTGTCATGAAG AATCCTGAAGATAAACGCTGGTACCAGATTGGTATCGTGTCATGGGGTGAGGGCTGCGACCGGGATGGAAAATATGGATTTTACACTCATTTGTTCCGTATGCGCCGCTGGATGAAGAAGATCATCGAGAAATCAGAGAGTGCTGACGATGACTAA